The window taaatctagccacgtccaaacaactttcaaggtgcttcgaagcccttttttcgtaattctagccacgtccaaacaactttcaagatgcttcgaagcacttttttcgtaattctagccacgtccaaactactttcaagatgcttcgaagcacttgtttcgtaattctagccatgtccaaacaactttcaaggtgcttcgaagcacttttttcgtaattctagaaacgtccaaacaactttcaagatgcttcgaagcacttgtttcgtaaatcttgccacgtccaaacaattttcaagatgcttcgaagcacttttttcgtaattctagccacgtctggTTGTGGGAAATAATCGCGTTATAATCGAAACAATTATGtcatccgcgcgatcatgcgatAAGCGCATGATCAATCACGtcatccgcgcgatcatgcgatAAGCGCATATCAATTATGGCAAATCCCCTCCATGACCCGGAAGATCGTGTGACGTGCCAGACCGCGTGCTGGAATGTCAGCTCATCACCGCGTGCTGGTACGTCACAGGAGAGAGCGCGTGGGAGAGCTTTCGCTACGGGCAACTCTCCCACGCATAGGGAAGTGGAGGGGAGCGATGACACCTATAAAACCGTCGATCAACGGATCGACGGGCTCTCTCGCTTTTCTTACGTATACCTACGAGTAACAAGCTGCTACGTGCCAATCTAATTAAAAAGTGCAAATAAAGTTCCTTTTTAACCTAGTAATTACAACGTGTGAATTCTTCGTGCAAAACGTTCGCCCGcagcttcgtgcaaaacattcgctctagcttcgtgcaaaacattcgctttagcttcgtgcaaaacattcgctttcGCTACGTGCAAAACACTCGCCCATCGCTACGTGCGAGAACATTTTGGTGACCCCGACGtgattacgtgaaaagtgctaagTGCAAAATTCTGTCACGACTTAAGTATGAATAACGAGAACGAAAACATCGTGGCCGAGGCCTTGCGGCTACTTACCGCCCTAGAGGGCAGCGTAAAGGAGGTGGCCGCAAGCCTCGATGCGAAGATGAAACCGGAGGTGGCCGCCGTGAAGGTGGACATCTTGGCGTCCCTGTGGCGGGACGGGAACGCCGCGCTGATGCGCGTCGAAAGTGTCACCGGCCCCCATCCGCGCAGGGGCCCCTTCACGGAGGCTTATGCGGCAGCCATGGCGGCCGCAACCAAGCGCCGTGAGGGAGCCGCCTCCAAACCGTCCATTTTGGACACCACGATGGCGGGGCAGCCATCGCGAGCAGACCACCTGCCTCGCATAGAACTGCCCAAGTTCGAGGGCTCGCCCTCCGAATGGCCCGCGTTCTCGAGTCGATTCGAGAAGCGCGTGGCCGGACTTACGGAGGACTCCGATAAATTCGcctttttgataaaatgcCTCGAGCGGTGCGACATCGCGAGGCACAGTTGTGAGGCATTCGAAAACGCCGGAATGCCGTTCGCCCAAGCTTGGGCCAAGCTGGAGGAGAGATTTTATAAGAAGCGGGTGGCATTTATGGGCCACATCCGCAAAATCCTCGAACTGCCCAGGATGAGCTCTCCGTCGGCGAACGCGTTGATGCGCGTCATCGACGTAGTGGAGACGGCCGTGGCCTCAGCCCGCCAGATCGCCGAGGCTGGCGATTCCACCTCCGTGGTGGAAGACGGGCTGATTGTCGCGCTCGTAATGGACAAGCTAGACGCTGAAACCATTGCGAGCGTGACACGGCGTGCGGACCAGCAGCTCATCCCTACGTGGGTTGAGCTGCGTCGCGAGCTGGATGGGCTggctaataaaatttattatcagCCCAAGCGGAAGGAAGATGCGGATCGAGCGCGTGGAGCGAACCAGCGAGCAGCACGGACGGTGCTAGCTGCAACCGTCACCCCGAAGCCTGCTGCCATCGCCTCCAGGCCTGCGCGGAGGGCGCCGGCGACCCAGCCAGCCGCTGCCGCCATCGTTCCCGCCAGCACCAGTACGAAGGTAAGAACGGGGGGTCAGGGGGCTGGGACGCGACGGTGTTACGCGTGTGACAGGACGGGCCACGTGACGACGGTGTGCCCGGAGCTGCGCGCGCGGTCCGTAATTCAGTGTATTAATTACATTATGGACCGCCGCAAGTGCATGAACTGCTTCTCGAAGGACCATCCGGCCAATGCATGCCCGAGTGAGCGGAGGTGCCAGGTGTGTGGCAAGAAGCACCACACAATGCTCCACGTGCACTCCGACCCGACGCCGGAGTGACTTGCCCACTCCGTGCCCTCACTCCGCGCCCGCTCCGTGCATCCGAACCCCAGTGCCGTGTCCCGCCGTTCCCGCTTCGTGCGTCCTCGCGTGTGCTCCGTGCGTCCTCGCGTgtgctccgtgcctcgcccCCCGTGCTTCGTGCCCCGTGTGtgctccgtgcttcctcgtgctaccgcgccgcccagtgcctgctgcttgccgcctggtgcccgcgccgtgccgggtgaatccagcttcgtgccccgccgctccagctccgtgcctcgccgctcccgctccgtgcttcctcgtgctaccgcgccgcccagtgcctgctgcttgccgcctggtgcccgcgccgtgccgagtgaatccagcttcgtgccccgccgctccagctccgtgcctcgccgctcccgctccgtgcttcctcgtgctaccgcgccgcccagtgcctgctgcttgccgcctggtgcccgcgccgtgccgagtgaatccagcttcgtgccccgccgctccagctccgtgcctcgccgctcccgctccgtgcttcctcgtgctaccgcgccgcccagtgcctgctgcttgccgcctggtgcccgcgccgtgccgagtgaatccagcatcgtgccccgccgctccagctccgtgcctcgccgctcccgctccgtgcttcctcgtgctaccgcgccgcccagtgcctgctgcttgccgcctggtgcccgcgccgtgccgagtgaatccagcttcgtgccccaccgctccagctccgtgcctcgccgctcccgctccgtgcttcctcgtgctaccgcgccgcccagtgcctgctgcttgccgcctggtgcccgcgccgtgccgagtgaatccagctccgtgcctcgccgctccagcttcgtgcttcctcgtgctaccgcgccgcccagtgcctgctgcttgccgcctggtgcccgcgccgtgccgagtgaatccagcttcgtgcctcgccgttcccgctccgtgcttcctcgtgctaccgcgccgcccagtgcctgctgcttgccgcctggtgcccgcgccgtgccgagttactccagcttcgtgcctcgacgttcccgctccgtgcctcctcgtgccaccgcgccgcccagtgcctgctgcttgccgcctggtgcccgcgccgtgccgagtgactCCAGTTTCGTGCCCCGCCgttcccgctccgtgcttcctcgtgctgcCGAAACGCCCAGGGACTGTAGTCTGCCGCCCGGTGTCCAAGCTTTGCTGAGTCACGCAAGCTGCGTACAGGTATGTGCCCGTTCTGTTCCTTTAAATGTCACCGTGCCGCCcggttcctgctccgtgcctcttcgtgttgccgcgccgcccagtgcctgcctcttgccgcctggtgctcgcgccgcttctagttcctgctccgtgcctcttcgtgttgccgcgccgcccagtgcctgcctcttgtcgcctggtgctcgcgccgcttctagttcctgctccgtgcctcttcgtgttgccgcgccgcccagtgcctgcctcttgccgcctggtgctcgcgccgcttctagttcctgctccgtgcctcttcgtgttgccgcgccgcccagtgcctgcctcttgccgcctggtgctcgcgccgcttctcgttcctgctccgtgcctcttcgggttgccgcgccgcccagtgcctgcctcttgccgcctggtgctcgcgccgcttctagttcctgctccgtgcctcttcgtgttgccgcgccgcccagtgcctgcctcttgccgcctggtgctcgcgccgcttctcgttcctgctccgtgcctcttcgtgttgccgcgccgcccagtgcctgccacttgccgcctggtgctcgcgccgcttctcgttcctgctccgtgcctcttcgtgttgccgcgccgcccagtgcctgcctcttgcCGCCTGctgctcgcgccgcttctagttcctgctccgtgcctcttcgtgttgccgcgccgcccagtgcctgcctcttgtcgcctggtgctcgcgccgcttctagttcctgctccgtgcctcttcgtgttgccgcgccgcccagtgcctgcctcttgtcgcctggtgctcgcgccgcttttagttcctgctccgtgcctcttcgtgttgccgcgccgcccagtgcctgcctcttgtcgcctggtgctcgcgccgcttctagttcctgctccgtgcctcttcgtgttgccgcgccgcccagtgcctgcctatttctgcctggtgctcgcgccgccccgcgttcctgctccgtgcctcttcgtacTGCCGCGCCACCCAGTACCTACCAattgccgcctggtgctcgcgccgcaCCTTctcgttcctgctccgtgcctcttcggaTTCATTCTACACCCAGAAGCTGTTGTCTGCCGCATGCTGCATCCAACATCCCGAGGAGatcccgctccgtgcttcgCTCCGGCTCCCTGCATCATCGTGCTTGTCCTGCGCCTCGTCCTGATGAATCCACCCCACAGGATGGTAATGACCCCCCTTCGGGCGCCAATTCATCGAGTGATCCTGCTGCCGATTCTTGCCAATCAAGACGTGCCTCGGTTGACATTTCACCAACGGAAGACATCCCGCTACTGGACAACTACGTGCTACTCGCTACGGTCGCGATACTCATCCAGGACAACATGGGAATGTGGCAACGGATCCGATGCGTGCTCGACTCCGGCAGCCAAATCGAGGCAATCACCAAGAATGCGGTTAAGCGTCTTGGATTAGCGATGCACCCTGCACGATTGACGCTGAGTGGCGTGGGGAGCAAAATCCCAGTAACCCAACAAATACGAGCGAAGATTACGTCGATTGACGGCAGCTGCTCTGAGGATGTCGGATTCTTCGTGATTCCCGGTCTCAGTGATCAACCGGCTCGTGCCATCAGACAAGACGAATTGGACCTGCCAGAGGCCAAGTTCCTAGCAGATGCGGAATTCTACCATCCTGGAACAATCGACGCTATCTTAGGTGCCAGAatatgcttcgacgcactcaAGACAGGGCTGCGTCGCCTCCCAAATGGCTTGACCCTCCAGAATTCTAAATTCGGATGGCTCGTGGGAGGAATGCTACGTGACACGACTTCAGCCGATCTATACGAACACAGTTGTCTAGCTACGTGCGTCGATGACCTAAAGGAGATCCTCGAACGATTCTGGAGAATCGAAGAACTCCCAAATGATGCCGCCGACTCCACGGTTTGGAAGTCTCACGAACTAGAGACGCACTTTAAGGAGCATACCACCATCGCTGACGATGGACGATACATCGTACAAATTCCCTTACGGGGGGACCTAAACCAGCTGGGAGATTCAATGGGGCAAGCAAGACGCCGCTTGCTAGCCCTAGAAAGACGTCTCGCCAGCCATGAGCCCACCTACGCAGAATATCGAAAGTTCATGCGAGAGTACCAAGAGCTGGGCCACATGTGCCCAGTATCAACGGAGGAGCTCCCCAAAGTACGCTACGTGATTCCCCACTCTTGCGTGGTCAAGCCAGACTCGACTACCACAAAACTACGCGTTGTGTTCGACGCCAGCGCGAAATCAACGACGGGAATCTCGCTGAACGACCTCCAAGCCGTAGGACCCGTGATCCAGCCTGACTTGTTCCGAATCTGGCTAGATTTCCGTACTCAAACCGTGGTGGCGACTGCCGACATCGTGAAGATGTACCGTCAAGTGTGGGTATCCGAGCCCGACACTTGGATGCAGTGCATTCTGTGGCGCGACAAGCCAAAGGACACGATGCAACTATTCAGACTCCTCACTGTTACGTACGGTGAGGCTGCTTCGTCTTATTTGGCCTGCAGGGCGTTGTTCGAAGCCGGGGAAGAAGTGCGGACTTCCGATCCCCAGACAGCTGACGCCATCCAATCATCGTTCTACGTGGACAACCTTTCGTTGGGCGCATCGACTCCCGAGCAGCTACGTGAGCTTATGACCAGCGTCGAGCGAGCACTCAACATACGCGGGATGCCATTGCGAAAGTGGGCATCTAACTCACCAGAGATCACCAGTAAAATCCCGGTGGAACACCGCGATACAACTGTACAGATTGGTGAGAAGCAGGCCATCAAGTTGCTCGGCCTGGCTTGGTGCCCTACAGAGGATACGTTCCAGCTCGTAGTCCAGGATGAGTTCTACGAGCCTTTGGGTTCATTGGAGAAACGACGTTTAGCATCCAAAGTTGGCAAGCTGTATGATCCTATCGGGATCCTCCAACCAGTGATAGTCACCGGAAAGATTCTGCTACAAGACCTCTGGCGAGATGGCTTCGGATGGGATGAAGCCGCATCACCTCGCATGATCGAAAGCTGGAACGGATTCGCCAGCCACCTGCCGCTTCTCAGACAGCTCCCAATCCCAAGGATGGCGCTGCCCAGCGAACCTCAGGACGCGATCATGTACGGCTTCAGCGACGCATCTACCAAGGCCTTTGGATGCGCCATTTACCTTCGCTTTCTGGACGGTGAAGGAAACCCGCAATCTCGGTTGCTGTGCTCCAGGTCGCGACTGGCACCCATCGAAGAGGTGACTTTGCCGCGACTCGAACTGCAAGGAGCTCTGCTCCTAGCTCGCCTTTATGCCAAAATAAAGGACGCCTTTGGCACCCGGATAAGCCAAACTCGTTGGTGGACTGACTCTCAGGTGGTACTGGCTTGGATACGTTCCGACAACACCAAGTGGGGAGTCTACGTTAAGAACCGGGTGGAGAAAATTCACGCTGCCACGAATCGTCTGGATTGGAGCTACGTGCCGACGAAACTCAACCCAGCAGACCTCGTGTCCAGAGGACTTCCTGCCAACAAGCTCATAAACAGCGAGACTGCGAGTTTTTGGCTGAACGGACCAAGTTTCATAGTCAATGATGAAAGGCCAGTTATGCCTCAACTAAACTACGTGACTGCATTGGAGGAAGCTGTCGACGCTCCTCTATTGTTGACGGCCATGGTGGGGAACGATTGTGATGACTTATTATCCCAGTACAAGCACCACAACTCGTTCATCATGACAAGACGACATTTCGCGTGGCTCGGTAGAGCAATCTTCAACTTACGCGCACCCAAATCCTCCGTGGAGAAAAAATCAGGACCCCTTCAACTCGACGAATTGGAGTACGGACTCCAACTGATAGTACGGGTGATGCAAGCTACGTGCTTTCCCAATGAGGTCAAGGAGATGCAAGACTCCGGGTCAGTCGCTCCCAAGGGTTCGATGCAGCATCTCGACCCGATAGTCAGGGATAAGATCATCTGTGTGCGGGGACGACTAGGAAACTCAGATCTGGCTGACGACGCCAAGGCACCTTTCCTAGTACCAAAGTCGCATCCCTTCTCCCGTGTAATCATCCGCCATTTGCACGAGCACAACTTCCATGCGGGAACTGAGCTGATCATGGCCGAATTCCGTGCGAGATTCTGGATGCGAGACCTGCGAAGAACAGTCGTCGGGGTAACCTCGAGATGCGTAATTTGTGCCCGAGCGCGCCCAAGACAATACGCCCAGCAGATGGGACAGCTGCCGTCGGCTCGCGTCAACGTGTCTCCCGCCTTCACCCACACCGGCGTGGACCTGTGTGGCcccttcgaaatcgtttcaaaTGCTCGATCAGGCAAGCGTAGAACGGTCTACGTTTGTATCTTCGTGTGTTTCACTACGAAGGCCACGCACTTGGAGGTAGTGGAAGATCAGTCGACATCGGCGTTCATCTCAGCTCTATTACGATTCGTGTCCCTACGTGGAAGACCTGACACGATCTACTCCGACAACGGCCGCAACTTCGTGGGAGCTGCCAGAGAATTGACCCTGCTTCGCAAGACTCACAACAACCGGGAATTCCAGGACGAAGTGGTGAGCTTGGCAGCGGACAGCGGAATTCGTTTCTCGTTTATCCCTCCCAGGAGCCCAAACTTCGGAGGGCTTTGGGAGGCCAACATCAAGGTGGCAAAACGATTGTTCAAGGCCGCCGCAAAGGGAGCCCAGCTGAACTTGGTAGAGCTACAGACGTTACTCTACCAAATTTCGGCCATTCTCAACTGCAGGCCGCTCACCGCAATCCACTCCAGTCCGGAATCGGTAGAGGCACTTACCCCTGCGCACTTCCTCATCGGACGAGCATCATTCACCACTCCTGCCCCGCTTGGAGACGATGACACGGTCGGTGTCAAAACTCGCTGGAAGCGAGTCCAGAAACTCGCTCAGCAATTCTGGTCCCGTTGGCGAACTGAGTACCTTGCTCAGTTGCGTTGTAGTGCGAAGTGGACGAAACGCACTACAAACTTGCAGACGGGCCAGATCGTGCTAGTCGGTGATGACAACCTACCCGTTGGACGATGGCCCATGGGCCTGGTCGTCAAAACCTACGTGGGACCCGACGGCATCGTACGTGTCGCTGACATACGAACAAGCAGCGGCATCTACAAGCGCAACGTGAGGCTGTTGGCACCCCTCCCAGTTGAGGCCGCTGAAACGGAAGTATCCAAGGAGCATTCGGGCGCACCTGACTCTTCCGTATCCGACGCAGCGCCAAACGAACAACTTGAGGGATCAGCAGCGCAGTGTCCTTCTGACTCGACTCCTGGCTACGTGCCGCCGACGACCCCTGAGCATGAGGACGACCCACCACCTACGTGCGGAATTTGGGACGGTCGCCTGCGTCCCAAAGGGGGGAGGAATGGTTGTGGGAAATAATCGCGTTATAATCGAAACAATTATGtcatccgcgcgatcatgcgatAAGCGCATGATCAATCACGtcatccgcgcgatcatgcgatAAGCGCATATCAATTATGGCAAATCCCCTCCATGACCCGGAAGATCGTGTGACGTGCCAGACCGCGTGCTGGAATGTCAGCTCATCACCGCGTGCTGGTACGTCACAGGAGAGAGCGCGTGGGAGAGCTTTCGCTACGGGCAACTCTCCCACGCATAGGGAAGTGGAGGGGAGCGATGACACCTATAAAACCGTCGATCAACGGATCGACGGGCTCTCTCGCTTTTCTTACGTATACCTACGAGTAACAAGCTGCTACGTGCCAATCTAATTAAAAAGTGCAAATAAAGTTCCTTTTTAACCTAGTAATTACAACGTGTGAATTCTTCGTGCAAAACGTTCGCCCGcagcttcgtgcaaaacattcgctctagcttcgtgcaaaacattcgctttagcttcgtgcaaaacattcgctttcGCTACGTGCAAAACACTCGCCCATCGCTACGTGCGAGAAcacacgtccaaactactttgaaggtgcttcgaagcacttttttcgtaattctagccacgtccaaacaactttgaaggtgcttcgaagcaattgtttcgtaattctagctacgtccaaacaactttcaagatgcttcgaagcacttttttcgtaaatctagccacgtccaaacaactttcaaggtgcttcgaagcacttttttcgtaattctagaaacgtccaaacaactttcaagatgcttcgaagcacttgtttcgtaattctagctacgtccaaacaattttcaagatgcttcgaagcacttttttcgtaaatctagccacgtccaaacaactttcaaggtgcttcgaagcacttttttcgtaattctagaaacgtccaaacaactttcaagatgcttcgaagcacttgtttcgtaaatcttgccacgtccaaacaactttcaagatgcttcgaagcacttttttcgtaattctaaccacgtccaaacaactttcaagatgcttcgaagcacttttttcgtaaatctagccacgtccaaacaactttcaaggtgcttcgaagcacttttttcgtaattctagaaacgtccaaacaactttcaagatgcttcgaagcacttgtttcgtaaatcttgccacgtccaaacaactttcaagatgcttcgaagcacttttttcgtaaatctagccacgtccaaacaactttcaaggtgcttcgaagcacttttttcgtaattctagaaacgtccaaacaactttcaagatgcttcgaagcacttgtttcgtaaatcttgccacgtccaaacaactttcaagatgcttcgaagcacttttttcgtaattctagccacgtccaaacaactttcaagatgcttcgaagcacttgtttcgtaattctagccacgtccaaactactttgaaggtgcttcgaagcacttgtttcgtaattctagccacgtccaaacaactttcaaggtgcttcgaagcccttttttcgtaattctagccacgtccaaacaactttcaagatgcttcgaagcacttgtttcgtaaatctagccacgtccaaacaactttcaaggtgcttcgaagcacttttttcgtaattctagaaacgtccaaacaactttcaagatgcttcgaagcacttgtttcgtaaatcttgccacgtccaaacaactttcaagatgcttcgaagcacttgtttcgtaattctagccacgtccaaacaactttgaaggtgcttcgaagcacttgtttcgtaattctagccacgtccaaacaactttcaacgtgcttcgaagcacgtttttcgtaattctagccacgtccaaacaactttcaagatgcttcgaagcaattgtttcgtaattctagctacgtccaaacaactttcaagatgcttcgaagcacttttttcgtaaatctagccacgtccaaacaactttcaaggtgcttcgaagcacttttttcgtaattctagaaacgtccaaacaactttcaagatgcttcgaagcacttgtttcgtaaatcttgccacgtccaaacaactttcaagatgcttcgaagcacttttttcgtaattctagaaacgtccaaacaactttcaagatgcttcgaagcacttgtttcgtaaatcttgccacgtccaaacaactttcaaggtgctttgaagcacttgtttcgtaattctagccacgtccaaacaactttcaaggtgcttcgaagcacgtttttcgtaattctagccacgtccaaacaactttcaagatgcttcgaagcaattgtttcgtaattctagctacgtccaaacaactttcaagatgcttcgaagcacttttttcgtaaatctagccacgtccaaacaactttcaaggtgcttcgaagcacttttttcgtaattctagaaacgtccaaacaactttcaagatgcttcgaagcacttgtttcgtaaatcttgccacgtccaaacaactttcaagatgcttcgaagcacttttttcgtaattctagccacgtccaaacaactttcaagatgcttcgaagcacttgtttcgtaattctagccacgtccaaacaactttcaaggtgcttcgaagcccttttttcgtaattctagccacgtccaaacaactttcaagatgcttcgaagcaattgtttcgtaattctagccacgtccaaacaactttcaagatgcttcgaagcacttgtttcgtaattctagccacgtccaaacaactttcaaggtgcttcgaagcccttttttcgtaattctagccacgtccaaacaactttcaaggtgcttcgaagcacttttttcgtaattctagccacgtccaaacaactttgaaggtgcttcgaagcacttgtttcgtaattctagccacgtccaaacaactttcaacgtgcttcgaagcacgtttttcgtaattctagccacgtccaaactactttgaaggtgcttcgaagcacttttttcgtaattctagccacgtccaaacaactttgaaggtgcttcgaagcaattgtttcgtaattctagctacgtccaaacaactttcaagatgcttcgaagcactcttttcgtaaatctagccacgtccaaacaactttcaaggtgcttcgaagcacttttttcgtaattctagctacgtccaaacaattttcaagatgcttcgaagcacttttttcgtaaatctagccacgtccaaacaactttcaagatgcttcgaagcacttgtttcgtaattcttgctacgtccaaacaactttcaagttgcttcgaagcacttttttcgtaaatctagccacgtccaaacaactttcaaggtgcttcgaagcacttttttcgtaattctagaaacgtccaaataactttcaagatgcttcgaagcacttgtttcgtaaatcttgccacgtccaaacaactttcaaggtgctttgaagcacttgtttcgtaattctagccacgtccaaacaactttcaaggtgcttcgaagcacgtttttcgtaattctagccacgtccaaacaactttcaagatgcttcgaagcaattgtttcgtaattcttgctacgtccaaacaactttcaagttgcttcgaagcacttttttcgtaaatctagccacgtccaaacaactttcaaggtgcttcgaagcacgtttttcgtaattctagaaacgtccaaacaactttcaagatgcttc is drawn from Anopheles ziemanni unplaced genomic scaffold, idAnoZiCoDA_A2_x.2 scaffold_45_ctg1, whole genome shotgun sequence and contains these coding sequences:
- the LOC131292947 gene encoding uncharacterized protein LOC131292947 → MNNENENIVAEALRLLTALEGSVKEVAASLDAKMKPEVAAVKVDILASLWRDGNAALMRVESVTGPHPRRGPFTEAYAAAMAAATKRREGAASKPSILDTTMAGQPSRADHLPRIELPKFEGSPSEWPAFSSRFEKRVAGLTEDSDKFAFLIKCLERCDIARHSCEAFENAGMPFAQAWAKLEERFYKKRVAFMGHIRKILELPRMSSPSANALMRVIDVVETAVASARQIAEAGDSTSVVEDGLIVALVMDKLDAETIASVTRRADQQLIPTWVELRRELDGLANKIYYQPKRKEDADRARGANQRAARTVLAATVTPKPAAIASRPARRAPATQPAAAAIVPASTSTKDGNDPPSGANSSSDPAADSCQSRRASVDISPTEDIPLLDNYVLLATVAILIQDNMGMWQRIRCVLDSGSQIEAITKNAVKRLGLAMHPARLTLSGVGSKIPVTQQIRAKITSIDGSCSEDVGFFVIPGLSDQPARAIRQDELDLPEAKFLADAEFYHPGTIDAILGARICFDALKTGLRRLPNGLTLQNSKFGWLVGGMLRDTTSADLYEHSCLATCVDDLKEILERFWRIEELPNDAADSTVWKSHELETHFKEHTTIADDGRYIVQIPLRGDLNQLGDSMGQARRRLLALERRLASHEPTYAEYRKFMREYQELGHMCPVSTEELPKVRYVIPHSCVVKPDSTTTKLRVVFDASAKSTTGISLNDLQAVGPVIQPDLFRIWLDFRTQTVVATADIVKMYRQVWVSEPDTWMQCILWRDKPKDTMQLFRLLTVTYGEAASSYLACRALFEAGEEVRTSDPQTADAIQSSFYVDNLSLGASTPEQLRELMTSVERALNIRGMPLRKWASNSPEITSKIPVEHRDTTVQIGEKQAIKLLGLAWCPTEDTFQLVVQDEFYEPLGSLEKRRLASKVGKLYDPIGILQPVIVTGKILLQDLWRDGFGWDEAASPRMIESWNGFASHLPLLRQLPIPRMALPSEPQDAIMYGFSDASTKAFGCAIYLRFLDGEGNPQSRLLCSRSRLAPIEEVTLPRLELQGALLLARLYAKIKDAFGTRISQTRWWTDSQVVLAWIRSDNTKWGVYVKNRVEKIHAATNRLDWSYVPTKLNPADLVSRGLPANKLINSETASFWLNGPSFIVNDERPVMPQLNYVTALEEAVDAPLLLTAMVGNDCDDLLSQYKHHNSFIMTRRHFAWLGRAIFNLRAPKSSVEKKSGPLQLDELEYGLQLIVRVMQATCFPNEVKEMQDSGSVAPKGSMQHLDPIVRDKIICVRGRLGNSDLADDAKAPFLVPKSHPFSRVIIRHLHEHNFHAGTELIMAEFRARFWMRDLRRTVVGVTSRCVICARARPRQYAQQMGQLPSARVNVSPAFTHTGVDLCGPFEIVSNARSGKRRTVYVCIFVCFTTKATHLEVVEDQSTSAFISALLRFVSLRGRPDTIYSDNGRNFVGAARELTLLRKTHNNREFQDEVVSLAADSGIRFSFIPPRSPNFGGLWEANIKVAKRLFKAAAKGAQLNLVELQTLLYQISAILNCRPLTAIHSSPESVEALTPAHFLIGRASFTTPAPLGDDDTVGVKTRWKRVQKLAQQFWSRWRTEYLAQLRCSAKWTKRTTNLQTGQIVLVGDDNLPVGRWPMGLVVKTYVGPDGIVRVADIRTSSGIYKRNVRLLAPLPVEAAETEVSKEHSGAPDSSVSDAAPNEQLEGSAAQCPSDSTPGYVPPTTPEHEDDPPPTCGIWDGRLRPKGGRNGCGK